AAACGGGCTCTTATTCTCTTTCTGGAATTTAAACAATCGATATATGTAATACTTTttaatatgtaataaataaagaataattgaTATGATATTAATCATTTTATTtacacacaaaaaattaattacttatataaaatatatattaaaaaataaaatacgtagtaaaaataagttaaataacatatatatgaattggagattgatttttggtatatatataatattgtatATAATAACGTTGTACATAATAGAAGTCCATGTAATTTATCTTATAAGTATGTAAAGAGTTAGAGTAAATATCAACAACATTGCTCTTTTATTTTGGACTAATATGtcctcttatcttattttatttgatttaaatgacaatgtctaatttagtataatttaatacataaaatgaaatgaatttttaatgaaaaaataaagataatgaatcattaaaattaattaattatttgaatggcggattagttttattttaatttttatttcacattatttattttttatttttccgtGAAACACATTTCCTTTTTGGCGAGATTCACATTGCTTCTCAGGAATATGAAAAATAGGCCCAACCCGTTTTTTATGGCCCAGATGTCTCatgaattttttgttggttCCGAATTCCAATCCATTGCCCATTTACAAAAACAAAAGGAGAAAGAGCAACTGCCAATTCTGAAGCtgggaaaccctaaaacctaaaccctttTCCAGTTGCTGTTCTCTGTAGCAGTGCAGCCACAATGAGATTGGAGAAGTGTTGGTTTTGTTCCTCAACGGTATATCCTGGTCATGGAATCCAGTTCGTTCGTAATGATGCCAAGGTGCAAGTCAAAGTTTCAATTCTATGAATTTCTTATACAATCAATTCACTAGAGAAACCATAAGTTAACTCCTCGTTTTGTTGCGCAGATTTTTCGATTTTGCGGGTCTAAATGCCATAAGAACTTTAAAATGAAGAGGAACCCTCGTAAGGTCAAATGGACCAAGGCATATCGAAGAGTGCATGGAAAGGATATGACACAGGtcaattattactatttattatcaaattttatctttgatctatttttttatatatcttgTAATTTATTTATCGTGGTATGCTTAGGGTTTCAGAGTTATTGTGCTATTGTTTCAGGATTCAACGTTTGAATTCGAGAGGAAGCGGAACAAACCTGAGAGATATGACAGGAACCTTGCTGAGAATGTGCTTAAGGCCATTCCTAAGATTGATAAGATCAGAGTCACCAGAGAGGAGAGACACCATAAGAATAGGTCCTTGCTTGAAtcttctattattatgtatatagtGTGGATTTGTGGAACCTTGGTTTCTATGGAAaatgtctttaattttttttactctagTCAATAAAGAAAAAACTGAAACAAATGAAACCGTATGGAAGAGCTTCGTAAATGTCTTTAATGTGGTTGTTTGGATGTTTTGCGGCGACTTTTGCAGGATGAAGGGAAACAAGGTGAAGGTGCAGAGGGAGGCGACGAAGGAGTTGGAGCAGGGTACCAAAGATCAAAGTCATGGTTTCCCAACAGCAATCACAGCAGAATCAACCTATGGAAGAGTGATTCGTTTGGCAATGCTGGCCTTATTTTGTTCCGGTTCGATATTTGCGGCTGGATTAGTGGCCTTCTGAGGTCCAAATTTATAGTGTTAGTTTACTTGAGAGATGATTCATGTCATGTTGTGAATGATATGGTTTTGAAAGAGAGTTTTGGGGTGAGCCTTTTGTAATGTAAACATTGAATGTGATACATTGTGAGAGATAGTTAACTATTATAAAGCATATCAGAATTGTGTGTCTGGTTGGGCATAGCATATTCAATCCAAGTTAAGATTTAAGAACTGTGATCATCTTATGGTTCCAAATTGCTTAGCAGGAGCAGCCCTTGCTGCTCTATGGGCAAATGAGCTCTCACTGAAGTGAGATTAAACAAAATGAAGTAACGGTTATTCCCTTCCTTTCAAATTAGTATTCATGAAGCATGTACTTCAAAATCTGATAAACCATTCCTGCAAATTCAGGTAAATTTTCTACTCCGATAAGACATAAAAGTACACTGTAAGATGTCTTTAAATTTTGAGATGTATAGGCTTCCCCCTTCTAACATATATATGAATCAAAGTGTGATGGAATTGAGTTTATGATTTATTCTTGTTATCGttagataataaatatttttcgaTATTTGCTACAGGTCGAGAAGCAGTgagataataaatatatattaccaTTATGTGATGGAATTTATAGTGTACAAATTTCACAACTCAATTGAACTGATTTTCAATGGCTGAAATTACTGTCATGTGCTGACTAGAAGCAAtgagtcattttttatatagCTTATGACTTGGTGTCTAAATTTTgcctaattatttttttttgtagtaaGTTTTACTAAATAAACACCACATTTTAAGCACCATAGCATTtccctttttatattttctgtttCATCAAAAGTACTAcgagttttttgtttttagtcAGGAAAGTATTACGAGGTTTTTTCTTTTGGTCAGGGAAAGTATTACGAGTTTGACTATTGAGCTCGATTTTATTGGGCCAAATCTGTTTTGTTATGGGCCGAATAGAATGCTCTCCATGTTTCAAAACTGGGCTGGGCCCATTTTGATCGATTGTTTGTGAGGGTTTTGCagagggttttagggtttccaTTCGAGGAGAAAGCCTCGAAAAAAATGGCTTCAATGGCAGCAAGAAGATCCAGCAGCACAATCGTGCGAACCATCTGTAGAGCCACTGCGAAATCGACGGCAGGGAGGTCATCATCCTCGTCCTTCCCTTTGCGCGATTCCAATCTCGGTATTCGGCATAATAACAACCGTATCGCTCCGGCGAGGTTCTCGCTCCTCCGAAGAGAATTGAGCTCCTTGAAGCCATTGCACACAGCCATTGCTTCATCTTACCTTGTTTCCAAGCTTCCCACCGAAGCTACCACCTCCTCACAAGgtatctctctccctctctcttttcATTTTTGCTTCAAGTTTTCACTTTTGGCATTGCACATTTGCACATTCCATTTGCAATAGTCATGTTTGTGATTGACGATGCTGCCTTTGTTTTCTCATTTGATAATTCGTATTGTTGCTTCCGATAAGCTTGAATAACCTCAACAAGCATTCTATTAAACGATTTTGATGCAAAGGTTATGGTAGAGTTTTGAAAATGTAAACAATGCAATTGGCAGCTTGGATTTTGATCCAGTGGTTTTCC
This window of the Arachis duranensis cultivar V14167 unplaced genomic scaffold, aradu.V14167.gnm2.J7QH unplaced_Scaffold_232527, whole genome shotgun sequence genome carries:
- the LOC107461899 gene encoding LOW QUALITY PROTEIN: probable ribosome biogenesis protein RLP24 (The sequence of the model RefSeq protein was modified relative to this genomic sequence to represent the inferred CDS: inserted 2 bases in 1 codon), whose product is MRLEKCWFCSSTVYPGHGIQFVRNDAKIFRFCGSKCHKNFKMKRNPRKVKWTKAYRRVHGKDMTQDSTFEFERKRNKPERYDRNLAENVLKAIPKIDKIRVTREERHHKNRMKGNKVKVQREATKELEQGXPKIKVMVSQQQSQQNQPMEE
- the LOC127739599 gene encoding uncharacterized protein LOC127739599, whose amino-acid sequence is MASMAARRSSSTIVRTICRATAKSTAGRSSSSSFPLRDSNLGIRHNNNRIAPARFSLLRRELSSLKPLHTAIASSYLVSKLPTEATTSSQGRFANYVSPI